One genomic segment of Paenibacillus sp. FSL H8-0332 includes these proteins:
- a CDS encoding Wzz/FepE/Etk N-terminal domain-containing protein: MSAQELDLRDYFQIVRKRLWMIISIVIVACVLAGIYSLYIKNPVYEASTKIIVNQTPTQATAAQLDLNQINTNIQLINTYKEIIKTPAILDVVAQNYPQFGITAEEMLKKVNVSSVNNTQVMTLVVRDNSYQRAAEIVNAISLVFKQEIPSLFNVQNVSILNEAKLNPPVTPGPVEPNVVMNLAIAFIVSLMIGLGIAFLLEYLDDTLKTEDDIKKYLGLPTIAMITRLGQEETKTTGQQAQAQSRKAGELEHVTAAK, encoded by the coding sequence TTGTCAGCACAAGAATTGGATTTGCGCGATTATTTCCAGATTGTCAGGAAGAGACTGTGGATGATTATCAGCATTGTTATCGTGGCCTGTGTTCTTGCCGGGATCTACAGCTTATATATCAAGAATCCGGTCTATGAAGCTTCAACGAAGATCATTGTTAATCAGACGCCTACCCAAGCTACGGCAGCACAGCTGGATCTGAATCAGATCAATACCAACATTCAGCTGATCAATACGTACAAGGAAATTATCAAGACTCCCGCAATCCTCGATGTTGTAGCCCAGAACTACCCGCAATTCGGGATTACGGCAGAGGAAATGCTGAAGAAGGTTAACGTGAGTTCTGTAAATAATACGCAGGTGATGACACTTGTCGTTCGAGATAATTCATACCAGAGAGCCGCAGAGATCGTGAATGCCATATCCCTTGTATTTAAGCAGGAGATTCCGTCCTTGTTCAACGTACAGAATGTGTCCATCCTCAACGAAGCCAAGCTTAATCCGCCAGTTACACCCGGACCGGTAGAGCCGAATGTGGTGATGAACCTCGCGATTGCTTTTATCGTATCCCTGATGATTGGTCTGGGGATTGCCTTCCTGCTGGAGTATCTCGATGATACGCTGAAGACAGAAGACGACATTAAGAAATACCTTGGACTTCCGACTATAGCTATGATTACCCGGCTGGGTCAGGAAGAAACCAAGACCACCGGGCAGCAGGCTC
- a CDS encoding S-layer homology domain-containing protein — protein MTLKKKLAVSTLAVSMAAASVAGFPFSSKGLAEHFGVSTASAAAVSQADVKAKVEKIYAQLTETERQALLAYEKEAGNISATTFEQIFKPVLDKLALEADDLATAHKAFTSVSSVVYDVYDKDYTAIKAIRYDEKNVDLLKRIAVKAGVKNLTADDFNEFLFGDKGVEAELRAMISNKSKTDLMNLVLNASSTDDALNTLLNEAITKVLNHNTIEGGLTVSQVVYNLNITPGDIKLSLKNLKDTIPTAAPAVKALALAYVRAYINEPVITEPNPPGTGTGGGGGGGTVTTPVTNPTATPGVYDVSKLVTIVGNKATLKLVDADVLKAFDALVAANAGKTGLTLTLNLGTVNAATVEVPLSKAIIEAAKAKGIANIAITFNGLTVTIPVGQFSEAITLTTSTVADTTVTSLSSMKLASSVYDFELTVGGVVTSTFKQPIIIKLPLKNTEGLDRELLSVAKVVYKELQYQGGVVDGDHITEPRDGFSSYAVLENKVSFKDVASVQAWAGRQISVVAAKGAIEGVGNGNFAPKNNVTRAEFAKMLIRALNLENNSAKQSFGDVSSTAWYAPYVAVAAEKGIITGRSAAQFDPSATITRAEMATMIARAVKSQKPDAATSVSSLSKFSDAGKIAASLKDGVAFAASNNLVIGNAGKFNPNNTATRAEAAVIIYRTINFK, from the coding sequence GTGACTTTGAAGAAAAAATTGGCAGTATCTACACTAGCAGTAAGCATGGCAGCGGCATCCGTTGCCGGATTCCCGTTCAGCAGCAAGGGGCTGGCTGAACATTTTGGAGTGAGTACAGCTTCCGCAGCAGCAGTATCGCAGGCAGATGTGAAGGCGAAGGTTGAGAAGATTTATGCTCAGCTTACAGAGACTGAGAGACAAGCACTTCTTGCTTATGAGAAGGAAGCAGGCAATATCAGCGCTACTACTTTCGAACAGATCTTCAAGCCAGTGCTGGACAAGCTTGCCTTAGAAGCTGATGATCTTGCAACTGCTCATAAAGCATTCACGAGCGTATCCAGTGTAGTCTACGATGTATATGACAAGGATTACACTGCGATTAAGGCGATCCGCTATGATGAGAAGAATGTGGACCTGCTGAAGAGAATTGCAGTTAAGGCTGGCGTAAAGAATCTTACGGCTGACGATTTCAATGAATTCCTGTTCGGCGACAAAGGCGTTGAAGCTGAACTTCGCGCAATGATCAGCAATAAGTCCAAAACTGACTTGATGAACCTGGTTCTTAATGCTTCTAGCACTGATGATGCTCTGAATACATTGCTGAATGAAGCCATTACCAAGGTTCTGAATCACAACACAATTGAGGGTGGCCTTACCGTAAGCCAGGTAGTCTACAACCTTAACATTACTCCAGGAGATATTAAGCTCAGTCTTAAGAACCTGAAGGATACAATCCCAACAGCCGCGCCAGCAGTGAAGGCTCTTGCTTTAGCTTATGTGAGAGCTTACATTAACGAGCCTGTAATTACTGAGCCTAATCCTCCTGGAACTGGCACTGGCGGCGGTGGCGGTGGCGGCACAGTAACAACTCCAGTTACGAACCCTACAGCTACACCAGGTGTATACGATGTATCCAAGCTGGTAACGATTGTAGGCAACAAAGCAACCCTGAAGCTCGTAGATGCTGATGTACTGAAAGCCTTTGATGCACTGGTTGCAGCTAATGCCGGTAAGACAGGTCTTACGCTTACCCTGAACCTGGGTACAGTGAACGCGGCAACAGTAGAAGTGCCATTGTCCAAAGCAATCATCGAAGCAGCCAAGGCGAAAGGCATTGCCAACATTGCAATTACTTTCAACGGCTTGACTGTAACGATTCCAGTAGGACAGTTCAGTGAAGCTATTACACTGACTACTTCCACTGTAGCAGATACAACCGTAACATCCCTGTCCAGCATGAAGCTGGCATCCAGCGTATATGACTTCGAACTGACTGTAGGCGGTGTGGTTACATCAACCTTCAAGCAGCCAATCATTATCAAGCTGCCGCTTAAGAATACAGAAGGCCTTGACCGTGAACTGTTGTCCGTTGCGAAGGTAGTCTACAAAGAACTGCAATATCAGGGTGGTGTTGTAGATGGTGATCACATCACTGAACCGCGTGACGGCTTCTCTTCCTATGCTGTACTGGAGAACAAAGTCAGCTTCAAGGATGTTGCAAGTGTTCAGGCCTGGGCTGGAAGACAGATCTCAGTCGTAGCAGCCAAGGGTGCTATTGAAGGCGTAGGCAACGGCAACTTTGCTCCGAAGAACAATGTGACCCGTGCAGAATTCGCCAAGATGCTGATCCGTGCACTGAACCTGGAGAACAACTCCGCGAAGCAGAGCTTCGGTGATGTAAGCTCCACTGCCTGGTATGCTCCTTATGTAGCTGTTGCTGCTGAGAAGGGCATCATTACTGGACGCAGTGCAGCCCAGTTCGATCCTAGTGCAACGATTACCCGTGCGGAAATGGCAACGATGATTGCCCGTGCCGTGAAGTCGCAGAAGCCAGATGCTGCAACTAGTGTCAGCTCCCTGAGCAAGTTCTCCGATGCAGGCAAGATCGCTGCTTCCCTGAAAGACGGAGTAGCCTTCGCTGCCAGCAATAACCTGGTTATCGGCAACGCCGGCAAGTTCAATCCTAACAACACAGCTACACGTGCTGAAGCTGCAGTGATTATCTACCGCACCATCAACTTCAAGTAA